The stretch of DNA AAAATGATGAACCCATCTCCTATACGAATCAGCACATAGGAGATGGGTTTGATCATCTTTACGATGACAGCTTCTAACAATCCAAAAAGAGGTTAGAAAAACGCATCGAGCATGAATCATTACTTAAGATTCTAGCAATAAATCTTCAGGGTTTTCAATTAAGTCTTTGATTGTTTTCAAGAAACCAACAGCTTCTTTTCCATCAATAATACGATGGTCATAACTTAAAGCGATATACATCATTGGTCGATTTTCAATTGTATCTTGATCAATTGCAATAGGTCGCGTGATAATGGAATGCATACCTAGAATCGCCGCTTGATTTCCGTTAATGATTGGTGTGGACATCATTGACCCGAAAATACCTCCATTGGTAATAGTGAATGAACCATTCATCATATCATCAAGGGATAATTTATTGTCACGGGCTTTTATCGCTAAGTTTGCAATTTCTTCTTCTATTTCAGCAAAATTTTTCTTATCGCAGTCTCTTACATTCGGTACTAATAAGCCACCTGGTGTAGATACAGCGATACCGATGTCATAGTATTGTTTAGTGATCATTTCGTCACCATCAATTTCAGCGTTGACTTCAGGATATTTTTTTAGTGCAGCAACGGCAGCTTTAGTGAAGAATGACATAAATCCAAGTTTCGTGCCGTTGTGATCTTCCATAAACTTTTCTTTCTTACGTTTACGCAGTGACATGACATTTGTCATGTCAACTTCATTAAACGTTGTTAACATCGCTGTATTGTTGCTCACTTCTAACAATTTTTTCGCTGCTGTTTGTTTTCTACGACTCATTTTTTCACGAATGACAGGTTTAGAAGGAACTTTAGGTGCTTTCGGTGTGTCTTTGTCATTTGACTGTTTTGCTGATGTTTCTTTTTGTTGTGGGCGACGTTCAATATCTTCTTTGCGTAGCACATCGTTTGATTTAGCGCTCACATCGCTCAAGCTAATTCCTTTTTCACGAGCAGCACGACGCGCTGAAGGTGTCGCATTAATACGCTCATTAGATGAAGGACGCTCACTCGCTTTTTCGCTTTGATCCGCCTCTTTTTCTTCTTGAACATTTGACGCATCAGATTTTTTTGAATCACTTGAGTTTTTGTTATCATTTGAAGGTGTCGTTGCACTTCCTTCACCTATGACTGCAATGGCTTGACCGACTTCAACAGTGTCCCCTTCTTCGGCAAGTAATTCTTGAATTGTTCCTTCTTCTTCTGAAACAACTTCTACGTTTACCTTGTCAGTTTCTAATTCAAGGATTGCTTCACCTTTTTCAACAGTGTCACCCACTTGTTTTAACCATTCTGCAATGGTACCTTCTGTAATAGATTCTGCTAATTCTGGAACTTTGACCTCTGCCATTATTTATATGCCCCCTAAATATTTAAACTATTTTCAATAATCATTTTTTGGACTAATTTGTGTATTTCAGCGTCACCTTCAGCAGGTGCAGCTCTGTGTTTTCTGCCATGATACGTAAGTGTGTATTGTTCACCTACAATGTCTTTAAGCATTGGGTAGGCATAATGCCATGCCCCTTGATTTTGAGGCTCTTCTTGGACCCAAGCCACTGTTTCAAGGTTCGGAAGAGATTTGAGAATCGATTGAATCTCTTCTTCTGGGAATGGATAAAGTCGTTCGACTGCAATGAGTAAAATAGCTTCATTTGGTGACTCTGAAAGCTGTTCTTTCAAGTCAATGAACATTTTACCAGATGCAAGAATAACTTTTTTAATTTTTTCACTGTCATGTGCTTCTGGCAAAATAGGCTCAAAGCCACCAGAAGTAAATGCTTTGATAGGTTGCGCTACCGTTTTATTACGCAATAATCCTTTAGGAGACATGACGACTAAAGGTCGCATCGCCTCTGTGCCTATACTGGCTGCTTGTGCACGTAATAAGTGGAAATAATTGGCTGAGCTCGACAAGTTACAAACAGTCATATTATTTTCTGCGGCCAATTGTAAGAAACGTTCTAAGCGCGCCGATGAATGTTCGGGTCCTTGTCCTTCAAAGGCATGCGGGAGCAAGAATGTTAAACCTGAAGATTCCCCCCATTTTGCTCTGCTTGAGAAAATAAAGTTATCAAAATACATTTGTGCCATATTTGAGAAGTCGCCAAATTGTGCTTCCCAGATATTAAAGGATGACGGATGTTCAACATTATATCCATATTCAAACCCCACGACGGCTGCTTCAGAAAGGGGTGAGTTATGAATGTCAAACGTTGCTTTTTGTTCAGGTACGTGTTGTAAAGGTGTAAAAGTATCTCCATTTTCTTGATCATGCAAGACTGCGTGACGATGACTAAACGTACCGCGTTCTGAATCTTGACCTGTTAAACGAATCGGTGTGCCTTCCTGCATGACAGTTGCGAAAGCGAGCTGTTCTGCATGTGCCCAATCCACAAGGCCTTCGTCACTTTCAAATGGTTGCTTACGTTGTTCCAAAATACGATTCAATTTTTTATAGACATTGAACCCTTCAGGATAATTAAACATCGCATCGTTAATTTTCTTTAAGCGATCAAAAGAAAGTTCAGAATCATTGCTCGCCAGTGGTTGTGCAATGCTTTCAGGAATATCCATGTCCGTGTTGTTATTTTTATCTGATTTGTCGATTTTGTCATGCGCTGCACGCATTTCTTTTTGTACGCCATCAATGACTGCATCCATTTCTTCTTGAGTGATGATGCCTTCTTTAACGAGTTGATTGCCGTAAATGACTTCAGACGTTTCGTGCTTTTTAATGGCTTTATATGGAAGTGGATTGGTCATTGTTGGCTCATCCATCTCGTTATGTCCAAACCGACGATAGCCGACTAAATCAATCACGACATCTTTGTGGAAATGCTTTCTGAACTCCATTGCGATATCAATGGCTTCAATGGTTGCTTCAACATGATCCGCATTTACATGCATGATTGGGACATCATAACCTTTGGCTACATCTGTTGCATAGGTCGTAGAACGTGCATCTTGTGGGTCAGTCGTAAAGCCGATACGATTATTTGTGATGATGTGTAACGTACCACCAGTAGAAAAACCATCAAGGTTACCTAAATTCATTGTTTCAAAGTTAACGCCTTGACCTGGATATGCTGCATCTCCATGAACAATAATCGGCATTGCATTTGTGAAATCTGTCTGAACTTTACCTGAGTAGTTTGTTTGGTCTTGTGCGGCTCTCGTACGTCCTGTGACAACAGGCGCAACCACTTCAAGATGACTAGGGTTGTTTGCTAATGTAATTTTTTGTTCGAAACCATAATCATTAATCGTTTTTACACCACCGAGATGGTATTTAACGTCACCTGTCCAACCGGAAGTGATTTTTAAGCTATCATCTTCTGGTAAAAATTTTAATGGATTGGTGTGCATAAATTCAGAAAGCATCATTTCATATGGTTTTTTAAGAACATGTGTTAAGACATTGAGACGACCACGATGTGCCATTCCAATTTGAATGTTTTTTATATGCTCTTCGGCAGCACGTTTGACTGTTTGAGTAATCATAGGTACGAGGGTATTAACACCTTGGATTGAGAATCGCTTTGCACCTACAAAGTTCTTGTGAAGGTATTTCTCAAAGCCTTCAACATGTGCCAGAAGTTTAAATAATTTTATCTTTTCTTCCTTGTTTAAACTGGCTTTATATGGTGTTTCAATACGACGCTTAAGCCAGACACGCTCTTTATTATTGTTGATGTGCGTGTATTCAAAAGCGATAGGTCCTTTATATCGCTGTTCCATTCTGATAATGGCTTCATATGCATTGTCGTATATATCTTTAAAATGATCAGAGACAATTTCAGATGAAATGTTTTCTAATATTGCTTGATCTAAATTAAAGTCTTCTAAATTTAATTTAGGAATATTTGTTCTTTGTGGCGCATTGACAGGATAAATATCAGCTTCTAAATGGCCGTATTGTCTAATATTATCTATCAAACGCATCACACGTTTAATCGTACTGTCTCCTGTGCGCGTTTCAGTCGTTGATGATGTCGTCGCTTTATCATTTTTAATTGTACTAAAGAGTACTTGTAAATCTTTGGTCACTGAACTCGGATCTTCTAAATATTGATCATATAGTTCTAAGATTAATCCTAAGTTTGTGCCGAAATTTACAGGTGCCTCTGTCACCTGTTTATCGTTCTTCATAATCCACCCTCCACAGAAAAAAATAAAAACGCTTACAGGTCAATAATAGCATTAAAATGTGAACATTTAAAGGCAAAAAGCGAGATATTTCTAGTCACAAAGTGGAATCAAAGCTGATTGTGAAAGTTGTAAAATGTCCGACTTCACTTTCAACTGAAATCCGACCATGATAGAGTTTTACGATTTTATGTGCGATGGACAGACCGAGTCCATTTCCGCCTTGTTGTCGTGAACGAGATTTATCGACTCGATAGAAGCGGTCAAAAATATGTTCTTGGTCAGCTTGTGGAATGCCCATACCTTGATCCGTAATGGTAATGATGACTTGATTATTAATCAACTTGGTCGTAATCGTGATGTGTTTGTTTTGCGTATCGTATTTAATTGCATTGTCTAGAAAGATTAATAATATTTGTTCCAAATGAAATGAATTAATAACTAAGTTGATACAATTTTGATTTGTGGAAAAATCAAAATGATAGTCCGGATGAATCTGTTGTAACGCATGAATACGATTTTTAATTTCCTCATTTACATTCACTTTTTCAGTTTGATTTTCAGTTGTTCTAGAATCATCTTTTGTTAGAAGTAACAACTCTTCAACAAGTTTTGTGATTCGGTTCATCTCTTCAATTGAAATGTTAAGAGATTCTTCTAAAATATCAGGATCTTTCTTCCCCCATCGATGAATGAGGTTTAAATGACCTTGAATAATTTGTAAAGGTGTCCGTAATTCATGGGATGCATCTTCAACAAATTGACGTTGTTGGTTGAATGAATTTTCAAGTTTAACCATCATGTTATTAAACGTATCAATGAGGGCATCCGTTTCTTCATAATTTGTTGGCACTTCGAGTTTTTCTTGGAAGCCATTACGTCGAATCTGGGTCATTTTTTCAGTAATGATATTAATGGGCTGTGTAATTTGAGAAGAAAAGAAATAGCTGAGTGACGCAGTAACAAATAAGGCAATCAATCCAAATGTCAGTGCAAGATACGTAATAAAGTTAAGCAAATCGTCGTAAACATCTAATGAATGGACTACGGTAGCATATCCCTTAAAATAAGGGGTGTTGACAGGACTAGAGACGATAATAAATGATCCGGAATCTGTGCGAAGTATTTTGATATTACGTGTCTCGTATGCATGAAAGGGTGGTGTATACTTTAAATTAGTGGTGTTAACGTTTTCAAAGATTTTAGAGCCTTTTTCGTCGTATAAAATCACTTTTTGATAATTGTCAATGACTGAACTGAATTCAAGCGCTGTAATATGTTTGACTGGCTTGGTTTCAAGCAAATTATACAAATCGTCAGCGCTGCGTTCTGCTTTTTCAAATTCATTTTGCTTTAACAAGCTACTAATTGCATAAATAATGAGTAAACAAAAGATGAAAATGATTAAAAAAGTAATTAAAGTGGTTACAAAAGTCCACTTTGTTTTTAATGTTGATTGTTTCATTGGCGAATCACATAACCTACGCCACGGACAGTTTCAATCAGTTTTTGTTTGTCGATGCGCTTCAATTTATTGCGTAAATATCGAATGTAAACATCAACGACATTTGTTTCCACTTCTGACTCGTATCCCCATACGTGGTCGAGTATTTGCTCTCTGTGTAAAACACGGTTTTTATTTTCAGCAAGTAATAATAATAAATCAAATTCGGTTTTAGTTAACTCCAAAGTATCATTTTGATATGTGACATTGAATGCATTTTTATCAATTTTTATGCCATCTATTTCAACAACATTAGCGAGAGCGGCATGTTCATCTGTATAGCGGCGAATTAATGCGCGACTTCTTGCTAAAAGTTCTTCAATTTCAAAAGGTTTAACAATATAATCATCTGCGCCATTATCTAAACCCGTGACCTTGTCATAGATTTCTCCTTTCGCTGTAATCATAATAATGGGTGTATCTTTTTGCGTTCGCAATCGTTTACATACTTCTAAACCATCCATTTCAGGCAACATTAAATCAAGTAAAATG from Staphylococcus lutrae encodes:
- the sucB gene encoding dihydrolipoyllysine-residue succinyltransferase, encoding MAEVKVPELAESITEGTIAEWLKQVGDTVEKGEAILELETDKVNVEVVSEEEGTIQELLAEEGDTVEVGQAIAVIGEGSATTPSNDNKNSSDSKKSDASNVQEEKEADQSEKASERPSSNERINATPSARRAAREKGISLSDVSAKSNDVLRKEDIERRPQQKETSAKQSNDKDTPKAPKVPSKPVIREKMSRRKQTAAKKLLEVSNNTAMLTTFNEVDMTNVMSLRKRKKEKFMEDHNGTKLGFMSFFTKAAVAALKKYPEVNAEIDGDEMITKQYYDIGIAVSTPGGLLVPNVRDCDKKNFAEIEEEIANLAIKARDNKLSLDDMMNGSFTITNGGIFGSMMSTPIINGNQAAILGMHSIITRPIAIDQDTIENRPMMYIALSYDHRIIDGKEAVGFLKTIKDLIENPEDLLLES
- a CDS encoding 2-oxoglutarate dehydrogenase E1 component, whose translation is MMKNDKQVTEAPVNFGTNLGLILELYDQYLEDPSSVTKDLQVLFSTIKNDKATTSSTTETRTGDSTIKRVMRLIDNIRQYGHLEADIYPVNAPQRTNIPKLNLEDFNLDQAILENISSEIVSDHFKDIYDNAYEAIIRMEQRYKGPIAFEYTHINNNKERVWLKRRIETPYKASLNKEEKIKLFKLLAHVEGFEKYLHKNFVGAKRFSIQGVNTLVPMITQTVKRAAEEHIKNIQIGMAHRGRLNVLTHVLKKPYEMMLSEFMHTNPLKFLPEDDSLKITSGWTGDVKYHLGGVKTINDYGFEQKITLANNPSHLEVVAPVVTGRTRAAQDQTNYSGKVQTDFTNAMPIIVHGDAAYPGQGVNFETMNLGNLDGFSTGGTLHIITNNRIGFTTDPQDARSTTYATDVAKGYDVPIMHVNADHVEATIEAIDIAMEFRKHFHKDVVIDLVGYRRFGHNEMDEPTMTNPLPYKAIKKHETSEVIYGNQLVKEGIITQEEMDAVIDGVQKEMRAAHDKIDKSDKNNNTDMDIPESIAQPLASNDSELSFDRLKKINDAMFNYPEGFNVYKKLNRILEQRKQPFESDEGLVDWAHAEQLAFATVMQEGTPIRLTGQDSERGTFSHRHAVLHDQENGDTFTPLQHVPEQKATFDIHNSPLSEAAVVGFEYGYNVEHPSSFNIWEAQFGDFSNMAQMYFDNFIFSSRAKWGESSGLTFLLPHAFEGQGPEHSSARLERFLQLAAENNMTVCNLSSSANYFHLLRAQAASIGTEAMRPLVVMSPKGLLRNKTVAQPIKAFTSGGFEPILPEAHDSEKIKKVILASGKMFIDLKEQLSESPNEAILLIAVERLYPFPEEEIQSILKSLPNLETVAWVQEEPQNQGAWHYAYPMLKDIVGEQYTLTYHGRKHRAAPAEGDAEIHKLVQKMIIENSLNI
- a CDS encoding HAMP domain-containing sensor histidine kinase, which codes for MKQSTLKTKWTFVTTLITFLIIFIFCLLIIYAISSLLKQNEFEKAERSADDLYNLLETKPVKHITALEFSSVIDNYQKVILYDEKGSKIFENVNTTNLKYTPPFHAYETRNIKILRTDSGSFIIVSSPVNTPYFKGYATVVHSLDVYDDLLNFITYLALTFGLIALFVTASLSYFFSSQITQPINIITEKMTQIRRNGFQEKLEVPTNYEETDALIDTFNNMMVKLENSFNQQRQFVEDASHELRTPLQIIQGHLNLIHRWGKKDPDILEESLNISIEEMNRITKLVEELLLLTKDDSRTTENQTEKVNVNEEIKNRIHALQQIHPDYHFDFSTNQNCINLVINSFHLEQILLIFLDNAIKYDTQNKHITITTKLINNQVIITITDQGMGIPQADQEHIFDRFYRVDKSRSRQQGGNGLGLSIAHKIVKLYHGRISVESEVGHFTTFTISFDSTL
- a CDS encoding response regulator transcription factor — encoded protein: MKKVLIIEDEQNLARFIELEFKHENYDVEVRYDGITGLNRALQHDFDLILLDLMLPEMDGLEVCKRLRTQKDTPIIMITAKGEIYDKVTGLDNGADDYIVKPFEIEELLARSRALIRRYTDEHAALANVVEIDGIKIDKNAFNVTYQNDTLELTKTEFDLLLLLAENKNRVLHREQILDHVWGYESEVETNVVDVYIRYLRNKLKRIDKQKLIETVRGVGYVIRQ